The Lycium ferocissimum isolate CSIRO_LF1 unplaced genomic scaffold, AGI_CSIRO_Lferr_CH_V1 ctg3646, whole genome shotgun sequence nucleotide sequence ACTTAGGTGGTACAATGCATTTGCCTAGTTCAAGTTCAGCCAATATTGTAACAGATTTCATGGGCACGTCCTTTCTCCTGTGTCTGCTTGGAGGCTTTCTTGCAGACTCTTTCCTCGGCAGATACAAAACTATTGCAATATTTGCTCTTATACAGACACTGGTAATTAAATATGAGGAACTTTAACAGTTTTAGCAGCAATAATTAACCCTCTCATCTTTAATTAACCAAAACATAAAATATGTGCTTCAGGGAACCGGGATGTTAACGTTGGCAACCAGCCTGCCGCAACTGCGACCCCCTCCGTGCCATCGTCATGATGCCAATTGCAAACCAGCAAATGGTTTTCAAATGGGAATCCTATACTTAGCCTTATATCTCATAGCATTAGGTACTGGTGGCTTAAAATCTGGTGTCTCAGGATTTGGAACGGACCAATTCGATGAGAAAGATGAGAAGGAAAAGGCGCAAATGGCGTTTTTCTTCAAcagattcttcttcttcatcagcATGGGGACTTTGACAGCAGTTACAGTGCTTGTTTATATCCAAGATGAAGTTGGACGGATCTGGGCTTATGGTGTTTGCTCAGTAGCCATGTTCATTGCCATTGTAATATTCCTTCTGGGTACTAAAACGTACCGATACAAGAAAAGTGCAGGAAGTCCTATTGTCCAAATTTTTCAAGTCATTGTTGCTGCTATAAAGAAGAGGAAAATGGATCTTCCATATGATGTGGGCATGCTCTATGAGAATACTACTCCAGAGGATACAAGAATCCAACACACAGAAGAATTCAGGTTGACACGTGTACATGCATGTTTCAGTTTTCTTTTTAGATAATGGTGAAAAAACACacaactatcactttttcgtgAGTTTACACCCAAACTATCAACTGTACCATTTTCCTACTTGAACTATtaccatctatgtattaaaagcCTAGTAattgatagttcaggtagaaaatatggaacaactgatagttgaaaCTCGCGAAAAATAAGATACTCCCTCTGAAGGAGTTTGACTAGccacgaaatttaaaaaataaagaaagatttttgaaacttgtggtctaaaacaaaccatATAAATTTGTGTGGttaaaaatcatttcattaagagtaaaaagataaatttaaaattgaataattatatactaaatataaaaaggtgtcattttttttttgaactaatAACTAAAAAGGTAAATTAAAAGTTGAATGTTTATTCTTACCActaactcttttctttttataagaaTTAATATCGGACTGCATGTTAGGTTATGTTTACTAAATTATTGGTTGTGTAGAACATTGGACAAGGCTGCGATCGTAGCTGAGGGAGATTTTGAGGACCACTCTGCTCCAAATCCATGGAAGCTTAGCTCAGTGACAAGGGTTGAGGAAGTGAAAATGATGGCAAGGCTGCTCCCAATTTGGGCCACCACTATAATTTTCTGGACCACCTACGCACAGATGATTACTTTTTCTGTTGAACAAGCTTCTACCATGGAAAGAACAATAGGCAACTTCCAAATTCCAGCAGGATCTCTCACTGTCTTCTTTGTGGCAGCCATCTTAATCACCTTGGCTGTTTATGACCGAATTATCATGCCACTTTGGAAGAAATGGAAGGGAAAACCAGGTAAAACTTTCACTGACATACACTAACAAATTACTACGTACAGTGTGTATATGTTTAATAAAAGCGTAATACAACAACATATACaatgttacaacaacaacataccagtgTGATGGGGTGTAGGCAGACCTTATCCTTACCTCAAGAAATGGGTTTTCAAAAACAGATTTGACAAATACAAAAATACAAGCTATAGTGAAAATACTGTGGAAAAGAAAAGTATTGAGAGCAAAATAGTAAAGataactcaagtaaaagaaacaacAGTCGTAATACAATTGAAGAATAAGATAATACTCCGTAATAAAATAATTCTCCAATAATGACACTGATAAGTACAAGAGGGAGCAAACAATTGATACTCTAAGCTAGAACCATGACTTCCTTAATCTACAACCTAATTATTAATGCAAATGGCTTTGCCCCGTGACCTAATGTCGAGCGAACAATTAAGCTAAAAGGTGCTTCATCACCCTAAACATGCATGATTATTACTAATTATCATTATGATTCATGTACGGCTTTCAGGTTTTACCAACCTACAAAGAATTGCCATTGGCCTTGTATTATCCGTAATAGGAATGGCAGCAGCTGCGCTAGCAGAGAAGGAAAGATTGGCAGTTGCAAAATCGGTGGGGCGACACACTTCAACTTTGCCAATTAGTGTATTCGTCTTGATCCCGCAATTCTTCTTGGTAGGGGCTGGAGAAGCTTTCATCTACACCGGCCAACTCGATTTCTTCATAACACAATCACCAAAAGGGATGAAGACAATGAGCACTGGCCTTTTCTTGACAACCCTTTCACTCGGTTTCTTCATTAGCAGCTTCTTAGTGTCACTTATGAAGAAGTTGACCAAAAGTAACGCTACACCTGAAGGCTGGCTTGCAGACAACATAAACTATGGAAGGCTTGACTTGTTCTATTGGCTTCTTGCTGCGTTAGGAGTCATAAACTTTGCCATCTACCTAAATTGCGCAACTGGGTACAAGCCAAAGAAGGCTAAATCTGCCACAGCGATGGAGACGTTGCACCATGGAAATGGAGCTGAAGACAAGTGCTAGGATTTAGCTAAGCGCTCGTGTTGCAAACAAACTATATATGCTGTTCAAGTTGccgtttttaattttattaatttctcGAATGGTGTGTTGCACATGTATAACATATCATGTAACGTATGATTTTGTAAAATACTATTAATATCATGAAACAAAAGATTGTGCGAATaactaaatatgaaaaaaaataaagtacaagGTTTTGCGGAAAATCAATATGGATTGTAGTATCGTGTGGCTTCTTTGTGTAACACCTCATACCTCCGGGTTAGGTTTAAACTCGTTAAAAGCATGTGCTCAGACTCGAATCTTAGTATTTAGTGTGCACACATGTGAATTAAAATTAGAAAGAGATGAAAGTGGTTAGAGAAACTTCGCACCGTCGAATGTAAAAGGTGCTATTTATCATGTCAAGATTGACCCGAACGATTAGAAATATTGTATAAGACCAATACTACGTATACAATATGCTTTGGAAGTAATTTGAGGTGTGAGGGTAGCATAAGGCCAAAACAAGTTCAGAAGATCATGTAAATCGAATTTTTACCACCTTATCTTGCACAAGACCTCACTTCAAGCGAGTATACGTCAAAATCTATAAGGAACTGAGACAACTTATTGAAttaaagttgtagccctttgaaatacctttccaaccatataaagATCAGGTCAAACAAATTTCTGTACAAAGAGTTATGATCGTTTTACTGAAAGGTCGCAGAGTAGTCCGCTGAGCAGATATGCAGTCCGCAAAATGCAATATGTCCTCTGCATTTTGAATCACATTTCACCCGCAAAATTTTCAACGTTCTTTTTAATATTCCTTAGCATTTGCGGCCGCAACATGCGTTATGCCCAACATATTGAACCGTAGATCGCGCCTAGTTTTCTTTAAAGTCACGTTCTTTCACGAATTTTCATTGCTTCAAGCCCTAGCACGGcttttctctcctctcctcatcctTCCACATCAATTTAATCCCCTCTCATCTATTTCTAAGTAATTCTAACACTAATACATGGATTCTTAACAAGATTCTACACTACAATCTTAGAAAAACCCTTCTCAAAGGTTCAAGTGATGGAATTGGAGTTCCTTCTcaaaagtttggatttttcttgggattttggagagattaaggtatgtaaggataaATTTCTATGTgtggaacatcattgttctgtcacaccccaacgaGTGGCATGACGGGttccgacccgtaggccgggaaccacctgacttaacaGTTACCTTGAACATTAGATACCATAACTCAAAGGATACCTGCACGCAAAAAGGGCCCAACATAAAAATATCCCATATtccaacatatatgtacatatgcgaaCCAACAAGGTCGCTACAACATCACGAGTGTCAtagagccggcaaggctacatAACTTCCTAACTACATacaaatgtctacagacctctatggaatataaTCTGTAGGGAAGACGGGACAAGGCTtcatcatacccatatgtacaaatcaaaatatcgtaccaaaatagactatgactccgaaccaagtggagcgcacggCCCCTGCAGCTCGAGGAAGATCTCTGCTGTTGGGTGCTCGCACGAATACCTAAACCTACGGGCATGACCACAGCGTCcataagaaaggacgtcagtactaataatgtgcgagtatgtaaggcatggataacatttatatatatatatatatatatatatatatatatatatatatatatatatatatatatatatatatatatatatatatatatatatatatatatatatatatatatatatatatatatatatatatatatatatatatatatatatatatatatatatatatatatatatatatatatatatatatatatatatatatatatatatatatatatatatatatatatatatatatatatatatatatatatatatatatatatatatataacatatatatatagagagagatatatatatatatatatatatatatatatatatatatatatatatatatatatatatatat carries:
- the LOC132044112 gene encoding protein NRT1/ PTR FAMILY 6.2-like, with product MSWTVADAVDYKGSPADKSKTGGWIPATLILGIEIIERLSTMGIAVNLVTYLGGTMHLPSSSSANIVTDFMGTSFLLCLLGGFLADSFLGRYKTIAIFALIQTLGTGMLTLATSLPQLRPPPCHRHDANCKPANGFQMGILYLALYLIALGTGGLKSGVSGFGTDQFDEKDEKEKAQMAFFFNRFFFFISMGTLTAVTVLVYIQDEVGRIWAYGVCSVAMFIAIVIFLLGTKTYRYKKSAGSPIVQIFQVIVAAIKKRKMDLPYDVGMLYENTTPEDTRIQHTEEFRTLDKAAIVAEGDFEDHSAPNPWKLSSVTRVEEVKMMARLLPIWATTIIFWTTYAQMITFSVEQASTMERTIGNFQIPAGSLTVFFVAAILITLAVYDRIIMPLWKKWKGKPGFTNLQRIAIGLVLSVIGMAAAALAEKERLAVAKSVGRHTSTLPISVFVLIPQFFLVGAGEAFIYTGQLDFFITQSPKGMKTMSTGLFLTTLSLGFFISSFLVSLMKKLTKSNATPEGWLADNINYGRLDLFYWLLAALGVINFAIYLNCATGYKPKKAKSATAMETLHHGNGAEDKC